A window from Thunnus albacares chromosome 19, fThuAlb1.1, whole genome shotgun sequence encodes these proteins:
- the pkib gene encoding cAMP-dependent protein kinase inhibitor beta, with protein sequence MTEVEPVLDFASSGRSGRRNALPDILGSPAGVNPGDLPLKLAELSLKDGPGGAQSPTAEEPPAPPESSEGKEGS encoded by the exons ATGACGGAAGTAGAGCCGGTGTTGGACTTTGCCTCCTCGGGCCGCTCGGGGAGGAGAAATGCCCTGCCTGACATTCTGGGCTCTCCAGCAGGTGTAAACCCTGGTGACCTGCCTCTTAAACTGGCTGAGCTGTCCCTCAAAG ATGGTCCAGGAGGGGCCCAGTCACCCACAGCCGAGGAGCCTCCAGCACCGCCGGAGAGCTCCGAGGGGAAAGAGGGATCGTAG